One segment of Mycolicibacterium baixiangningiae DNA contains the following:
- the ppgK gene encoding polyphosphate--glucose phosphotransferase produces the protein MTATDSPVADPGTTGASVRRGFGIDVGGSGVKGGVVDLDTGQLIGDRFKLPTPQPATPDAVAKTIAAVVREFGWTEKLGVTYPGVVTSGVVHTAANVDKSWLGVNAQEVYTAALDGQPVTVLNDADAAGLAEERFGAGRDNTGVIVLLTFGTGIGSAVIHNGILLPNTEFGHLEVGGREAEHRAASSVKERKDWSYARWTEEVTSVLVAIENAIWPDLFIAGGGISRKADKWIPLLKNRTPVVAAALQNTAGIVGAAMAAAMDVTATNR, from the coding sequence ATGACCGCCACCGATTCGCCCGTCGCAGACCCGGGCACCACCGGCGCGTCGGTGCGCCGTGGTTTCGGCATCGACGTCGGAGGCAGCGGCGTCAAGGGCGGCGTGGTCGACCTGGACACCGGGCAACTCATCGGCGATCGTTTCAAGCTGCCCACCCCGCAGCCGGCCACCCCGGACGCCGTCGCCAAGACGATCGCCGCTGTGGTGCGCGAATTCGGCTGGACCGAGAAGCTGGGCGTCACCTACCCCGGCGTCGTCACCAGCGGGGTCGTGCACACCGCCGCCAACGTCGACAAGTCGTGGCTGGGCGTGAACGCCCAGGAGGTCTACACCGCCGCCCTCGACGGGCAGCCGGTCACGGTGCTCAACGACGCCGACGCGGCGGGCCTGGCCGAGGAGCGGTTCGGTGCGGGCAGGGACAACACCGGCGTCATCGTGTTGCTGACCTTCGGCACCGGCATCGGCTCGGCGGTCATCCACAACGGCATCCTGCTGCCCAATACCGAATTCGGTCATCTGGAGGTGGGCGGGCGCGAAGCCGAACACCGTGCCGCGTCGTCGGTCAAGGAACGCAAGGATTGGAGTTACGCCCGCTGGACCGAAGAGGTCACCAGCGTGCTCGTCGCGATCGAGAACGCGATCTGGCCGGATCTGTTCATCGCAGGCGGCGGCATCAGCCGCAAGGCCGACAAGTGGATTCCGTTACTGAAGAACCGCACGCCGGTGGTCGCTGCGGCCCTGCAGAACACCGCCGGGATCGTCGGCGCGGCGATGGCCGCTGCGATGGACGTCACAGCTACCAACCGGTAA
- a CDS encoding RNA polymerase sigma factor, which yields MAATKASPATDEPVKRTATKTPAKKTPAAKAANGTAPVKRAAKGTAAKTRAPKTDGPATRGRGKKSTAPEAGAADALDGDDLDGADTLEAEPEIDVDEADLELDDLDTDDEAEPAEAEGATPAVVKGGAVPAAPATEDEEISEPSEKDKASGDFVWDEEESEALRQARKDAELTASADSVRAYLKQIGKVALLNAEEEVELAKRIEAGLFATQKLAELVEKGEKLPVQQRRDMQWICRDGDRAKNHLLEANLRLVVSLAKRYTGRGMAFLDLIQEGNLGLIRAVEKFDYTKGYKFSTYATWWIRQAITRAMADQARTIRIPVHMVEVINKLGRIQRELLQDLGREPTPEELAKEMDITPEKVLEIQQYAREPISLDQTIGDEGDSQLGDFIEDSEAVVAVDAVSFTLLQDQLQSVLETLSEREAGVVRLRFGLTDGQPRTLDEIGQVYGVTRERIRQIESKTMSKLRHPSRSQVLRDYLD from the coding sequence GTGGCAGCGACAAAAGCAAGCCCGGCGACCGATGAGCCGGTGAAGCGCACCGCTACCAAGACTCCCGCGAAGAAGACCCCCGCGGCCAAGGCAGCGAACGGAACCGCACCCGTCAAACGGGCCGCCAAGGGCACCGCGGCGAAAACCCGCGCCCCGAAGACCGACGGCCCCGCCACCCGCGGCCGCGGCAAGAAGTCCACCGCACCCGAGGCCGGTGCCGCCGACGCCCTCGATGGCGACGATCTGGACGGCGCCGACACCCTCGAGGCCGAACCGGAGATCGACGTCGACGAGGCCGATCTGGAACTCGACGACCTCGACACCGACGATGAGGCCGAACCCGCCGAGGCCGAGGGCGCCACCCCCGCCGTCGTGAAGGGCGGCGCAGTGCCGGCCGCACCGGCCACCGAGGACGAAGAGATCTCCGAGCCTTCCGAGAAGGACAAGGCCTCCGGCGACTTCGTCTGGGACGAGGAGGAGTCCGAGGCGCTGCGCCAGGCCCGCAAGGACGCCGAGCTCACCGCCTCGGCCGACTCGGTCCGCGCCTACCTCAAGCAGATCGGCAAGGTGGCGCTGCTCAACGCCGAGGAAGAAGTCGAGCTCGCCAAGCGCATCGAGGCCGGGCTGTTCGCCACGCAGAAGCTGGCCGAGCTCGTCGAGAAGGGCGAGAAGCTGCCCGTGCAGCAGCGCCGCGACATGCAGTGGATCTGCCGCGACGGCGACCGCGCCAAGAACCATCTGCTCGAGGCGAACCTGCGCCTGGTGGTGTCGCTGGCCAAGCGCTACACCGGCCGCGGCATGGCGTTCCTGGACCTCATCCAGGAGGGCAACCTCGGTCTGATCCGCGCGGTCGAGAAGTTCGACTACACCAAGGGTTACAAGTTCTCGACCTACGCCACGTGGTGGATCCGCCAGGCCATCACCCGCGCCATGGCCGATCAGGCCCGCACCATCCGCATCCCGGTGCACATGGTCGAGGTCATCAACAAGCTCGGCCGCATCCAGCGCGAGCTGCTCCAGGACCTGGGCCGCGAGCCCACGCCCGAAGAGCTGGCCAAAGAGATGGACATCACGCCGGAGAAGGTGCTGGAGATCCAGCAGTACGCGCGTGAGCCGATCTCCCTGGACCAGACGATCGGCGACGAGGGCGACAGCCAGCTCGGCGACTTCATCGAGGACTCCGAGGCCGTGGTGGCCGTCGACGCGGTGAGCTTCACCCTGCTGCAGGATCAGCTGCAGTCGGTGCTGGAGACGCTGTCCGAGCGTGAGGCCGGCGTCGTCCGGCTGCGGTTCGGCCTGACCGACGGCCAGCCGCGCACGCTCGACGAGATCGGCCAGGTCTACGGGGTCACCCGCGAGCGGATCCGTCAGATCGAGTCGAAGACGATGAGCAAGCTGCGCCACCCCAGCCGCTCGCAGGTGCTGCGCGACTACCTGGACTGA
- a CDS encoding methyltransferase, with the protein MPKRPKVPPQRVVRAVDRIRAGLQQLHRSSAPGNIALLELATGAWTTAALYTAARLGIADQLAAGPKRANDVAARIGANPDGVYRLMRALASRGVLTQRADGSFALTRVGEALRSDADGSLRDMVLFIGHPIRWADWGNLEHSVRTGSTAFSELHGRPFFDYLETDPEFAAVFNNAMTASSGLADEVALGAYDFSGFGLVVDVGGGHGSVLSTILRSAPGARGVLYDLPAVVANAGPTFDAAGVADRASATGGSFMDSVPDGGDAYVMKNIIHDWLDDDAVRILRNIRTAMAANGKLLLLEMVLPERADAFIGLLLDLEMLVTAGGRERTRGEYANLLARTGFRLTRVIDTVTPLSIIEAEPV; encoded by the coding sequence GTGCCGAAGCGTCCGAAGGTGCCGCCGCAGCGGGTGGTGCGCGCGGTCGATCGGATCCGCGCCGGCCTGCAGCAGCTGCACCGCTCGTCGGCGCCGGGCAATATCGCCCTGCTCGAACTGGCGACCGGCGCCTGGACGACCGCGGCGCTCTACACGGCCGCCAGGCTCGGAATCGCCGACCAGCTGGCGGCGGGTCCGAAGCGTGCCAACGACGTCGCCGCCCGGATCGGTGCGAACCCGGACGGGGTGTACCGGCTGATGCGCGCGCTGGCCAGCCGCGGCGTGCTCACGCAACGCGCCGACGGTTCGTTCGCGCTGACCCGCGTCGGTGAGGCCCTGCGCTCGGACGCCGACGGCTCACTTCGCGACATGGTGCTCTTCATCGGGCATCCGATTCGCTGGGCGGACTGGGGCAATCTCGAACACTCCGTGCGCACCGGCAGCACCGCGTTCTCAGAACTGCACGGCCGGCCGTTCTTCGATTATCTCGAGACCGACCCGGAGTTCGCGGCGGTGTTCAACAACGCGATGACCGCGAGCAGCGGCCTTGCCGACGAGGTGGCACTGGGCGCCTACGACTTCTCGGGGTTCGGTCTCGTGGTCGACGTGGGTGGCGGGCACGGCTCGGTGCTGAGCACGATCCTTCGCAGCGCTCCCGGGGCGCGCGGCGTGCTCTACGACCTGCCCGCGGTGGTGGCGAACGCCGGTCCGACATTCGACGCGGCCGGCGTCGCCGACCGGGCCTCGGCCACCGGGGGTTCATTCATGGACTCGGTGCCCGACGGCGGCGACGCGTATGTGATGAAGAACATCATCCACGACTGGCTCGACGACGACGCGGTGCGGATCCTGCGCAACATCCGGACCGCCATGGCAGCCAACGGCAAACTCCTGCTACTCGAGATGGTGCTGCCCGAGCGCGCCGACGCATTCATCGGACTGCTGCTCGATCTCGAGATGCTCGTCACCGCGGGCGGCCGGGAACGCACCCGCGGCGAGTACGCAAACCTGTTAGCACGGACTGGTTTCCGGCTCACCCGGGTGATCGACACGGTGACTCCCCTGTCGATCATCGAAGCCGAGCCCGTCTGA
- a CDS encoding RidA family protein, giving the protein MGGDRAHFGSGSEFEALVGYSRAVRIGDQVLVAGTTGAGDDIVTQTRDALTRIESALTQAGASLSDVVRTRMFVTDISRWRDVGAVHAEVFGAVRPVSTMVEVAALISPGLYVEIEVDAHIVNGANVPSGPGR; this is encoded by the coding sequence ATGGGCGGCGACCGGGCCCATTTCGGATCCGGGTCTGAATTCGAAGCGCTGGTGGGCTATTCGCGCGCGGTGCGTATCGGCGACCAGGTGCTGGTGGCCGGCACCACCGGCGCGGGCGACGACATCGTCACGCAGACGCGAGACGCGTTGACGCGCATCGAAAGTGCGCTCACACAGGCCGGCGCCTCGTTGTCAGATGTGGTGCGCACCCGCATGTTCGTCACCGACATCTCGCGCTGGCGCGACGTCGGGGCCGTGCACGCGGAGGTGTTCGGCGCCGTCCGTCCGGTGTCGACGATGGTCGAGGTCGCGGCGCTGATCTCCCCCGGCCTGTATGTCGAGATCGAGGTCGACGCTCACATCGTGAACGGCGCGAACGTGCCGTCGGGTCCCGGCCGATAG
- a CDS encoding DUF952 domain-containing protein has product MYPHSTPKPPVLVHLCSADDWKAISADGEHCPDSLASAGFVHLSTLQQVHLPANRLFAGRTDLVLLHIDPDRLFDPVRWEPGVPTDPEAMKFPHLYGPLPAAAVRAVTPYRPGPDGTFAPFTM; this is encoded by the coding sequence ATGTACCCACATTCGACCCCGAAACCACCTGTCCTCGTGCACTTGTGCAGTGCAGACGACTGGAAGGCGATTTCAGCCGACGGCGAACACTGTCCCGACTCGCTCGCGAGTGCCGGTTTCGTCCATCTGTCGACACTCCAGCAGGTTCACCTTCCGGCCAACCGACTCTTCGCCGGCCGAACCGATCTGGTGCTGCTCCACATCGATCCGGACCGCCTGTTTGACCCGGTGCGCTGGGAACCTGGTGTTCCAACGGATCCCGAGGCGATGAAGTTCCCGCACCTGTACGGACCGCTGCCCGCGGCGGCCGTGAGAGCTGTCACACCCTATCGGCCGGGACCCGACGGCACGTTCGCGCCGTTCACGATGTGA
- a CDS encoding DUF7455 domain-containing protein: MTATLTSPELTRADRCDRCGAAARVRAKLPSGAELLFCQHHANEHEAKLVALAAVLEVSPADA; encoded by the coding sequence ATGACCGCAACTCTGACCAGCCCCGAACTCACCCGGGCTGATCGCTGCGATCGCTGCGGTGCCGCGGCGCGCGTGCGTGCGAAGCTGCCCTCCGGCGCGGAACTGCTGTTCTGCCAGCACCATGCCAACGAGCACGAAGCCAAGCTGGTCGCGTTGGCCGCGGTCCTCGAAGTGAGCCCCGCCGACGCCTAG
- a CDS encoding YihY/virulence factor BrkB family protein, with protein sequence MTDQRPPVKPSRHHVRHIVVRTLSKSWDDSIFSESAQAAFWCALSLPPLLLGMLGSLAYIAPVFGPDVLPAIENQLIKTADSFFSSNVVNEIIEPTVRDIVKGARGEVVSLGFVISLWAGSSAISAFVDSIVEAHDQTPLRHPVRQRFYALGLYVIMLVLAIATAPLLVLGPRKIAEFIPDDWDGVLGFGYWPTLFVGLMVAMNILYRVSLPKPLPTHRLILGSVLATVVFLVTTLGLRVYLTWITSTGYTYGALATPIAFLLFAFFLGFAIMIGAELNAAIEEQWPAPSTHARRVRGWLEGKAASGPGSTSAAAPGTSDEPATS encoded by the coding sequence ATGACCGACCAGCGCCCGCCGGTAAAGCCGTCCCGCCACCACGTTCGCCATATCGTTGTCCGCACTCTGTCGAAGAGTTGGGACGACTCGATCTTCTCTGAGTCGGCCCAGGCGGCGTTCTGGTGCGCGCTGTCGTTGCCGCCGCTGTTGCTGGGCATGCTCGGCAGCCTGGCCTACATCGCGCCGGTGTTCGGTCCGGATGTCCTGCCGGCGATCGAGAACCAGCTGATCAAGACGGCGGACAGCTTCTTCTCGTCGAACGTCGTCAACGAGATCATCGAGCCGACGGTGCGCGACATCGTCAAGGGTGCGCGCGGCGAGGTGGTGTCGCTGGGCTTCGTGATCTCGCTGTGGGCGGGCTCGTCGGCGATCTCGGCGTTCGTCGACTCGATCGTGGAGGCCCACGACCAGACGCCCCTGCGGCATCCGGTGCGGCAGCGCTTCTACGCGCTGGGGCTGTACGTGATCATGCTGGTGCTCGCGATCGCGACTGCGCCGCTGCTCGTGCTGGGCCCCCGCAAGATCGCCGAGTTCATCCCCGACGACTGGGACGGCGTGCTGGGGTTCGGCTACTGGCCCACGCTCTTCGTCGGCCTGATGGTCGCGATGAACATCCTCTACCGGGTGTCACTGCCCAAACCACTGCCGACACACCGCCTGATCCTGGGGTCGGTGCTGGCGACGGTGGTCTTCCTGGTCACCACGCTGGGGCTGCGGGTGTACCTCACATGGATCACCAGCACCGGCTACACCTACGGCGCGCTGGCGACGCCTATCGCGTTCCTGTTGTTCGCGTTCTTCCTCGGCTTCGCGATCATGATCGGCGCCGAACTCAACGCCGCCATCGAAGAACAGTGGCCGGCGCCGAGCACCCACGCCCGGCGGGTGAGGGGGTGGCTGGAGGGCAAAGCCGCCTCCGGCCCGGGCTCCACGTCCGCCGCGGCGCCGGGCACATCGGACGAGCCGGCTACGTCTTGA
- a CDS encoding DUF3039 domain-containing protein codes for MQTQTIERTDTDERVDDGTDNDTPKFFHYVKKDKIAESAVMGTHVVALCGEVFPVTKSAKPGSPVCPDCKRIFEALKT; via the coding sequence ATGCAGACGCAGACGATCGAGCGCACCGACACCGACGAACGTGTCGATGACGGGACGGACAACGACACTCCCAAGTTCTTCCACTACGTCAAGAAGGACAAGATCGCCGAAAGCGCCGTGATGGGAACGCACGTCGTCGCGCTGTGCGGTGAGGTGTTCCCGGTGACGAAGTCGGCCAAGCCTGGTTCTCCGGTCTGCCCCGACTGCAAGCGGATATTCGAAGCGCTCAAGACGTAG
- a CDS encoding DUF3099 domain-containing protein — protein MKHGPELSFDDEGQPVLITRAAPAYEEQHRARVRKYLTLMSFRIPALILAAVAYSIWENGLLSLGIIVLSIPLPWMAVLIANDRPPRRAEEPRRFDRNRRIPLFPTAERPALEYPVRPAPQPDIEGEDVDPPR, from the coding sequence ATGAAACACGGCCCCGAGCTGAGTTTCGACGACGAGGGTCAGCCAGTTCTGATCACCCGTGCTGCTCCGGCGTACGAGGAGCAGCACCGTGCCCGCGTCCGGAAGTACCTGACGCTGATGTCGTTTCGCATTCCCGCCCTCATCCTGGCGGCGGTTGCCTACAGCATCTGGGAGAACGGTCTCCTCTCGCTGGGAATCATCGTGTTGTCGATTCCGTTGCCGTGGATGGCCGTCCTGATCGCCAACGACCGGCCTCCCCGGCGCGCCGAGGAGCCCCGGCGTTTCGACCGCAATCGGCGAATCCCGCTGTTCCCCACCGCAGAACGTCCCGCGCTCGAGTACCCCGTCCGGCCCGCACCGCAACCGGACATCGAGGGCGAGGACGTCGACCCTCCACGCTGA